The Cyanobacteria bacterium GSL.Bin1 genome contains a region encoding:
- a CDS encoding PIN domain-containing protein → MNYLLDTCVLSEYVKKQPNTAVINWLDQQKEDNLLISILSVGELKKGIIKLERSQPIRSQSLWEWVERIEVRFEGRILTINQRVIDHWARLCGELEAKGTKLAVLDSLIAATALVYDLAVVTRNVNDFNATTVRVFNPWELKNKQ, encoded by the coding sequence ATGAACTACTTGCTCGATACTTGTGTTCTATCTGAATATGTGAAAAAGCAACCCAATACAGCAGTAATTAATTGGCTAGATCAGCAAAAAGAAGATAATTTGTTGATTAGCATTTTGTCAGTTGGAGAACTAAAAAAAGGCATAATTAAACTGGAACGATCTCAGCCCATCCGCTCTCAAAGTCTTTGGGAATGGGTCGAGAGAATCGAAGTTAGATTTGAAGGAAGAATTTTAACAATTAATCAAAGGGTGATTGATCACTGGGCAAGATTATGTGGAGAATTAGAGGCTAAGGGAACCAAACTAGCTGTTCTGGATAGTTTAATTGCAGCAACCGCCTTAGTTTATGACTTAGCAGTTGTCACTCGTAATGTTAACGATTTTAATGCGACAACTGTTAGGGTTTTTAACCCTTGGGAACTCAAAAATAAACAATAG